One window from the genome of Enterobacter asburiae encodes:
- the wcaK gene encoding colanic acid biosynthesis pyruvyl transferase WcaK has translation MKLLILGNHTCGNRGDSAILRGLLDAINTLKPETEVDVMSRYPVSSSWLLNRPVMGDPLYSQMKQHNNAAGVMGRVKKVLRRRYQHQVLLSRVTDTGKLRNIAIAQGFTDFVRLLSGYDAIIQVGGSFFVDLYGVPQFEHALCTFMAKKPLFMIGHSVGPFQDPQFNQLANYVFGHCDALILRESVSLDMMKRSEIDTSKVEHGVDTAWLVDHQDDSFQPSYAVQHWLDVAAKQKTVAITLRELAPFDKRLGTTQAAYEKAFADVVNRVLDSGYQVLALSTCTGIDSYNKDDRMVALNLRSLVNDPSRYHVVMDELNDLEMGKLLSACDLTVGTRLHSAIISMNFGTPAIAINYEHKSAGIMHQLGMPEMAVDIRHLLDGSLGAMVGDTLGQLPDINERLAVAVKAEREKGIGMVKSVLDRVREGK, from the coding sequence ATGAAATTATTAATTCTTGGCAACCATACCTGCGGCAACCGTGGCGACAGCGCCATCCTGCGCGGTTTACTGGATGCAATTAACACCCTTAAGCCTGAGACCGAAGTGGACGTGATGAGCCGTTATCCGGTCAGCTCATCCTGGTTACTGAACCGCCCGGTGATGGGCGACCCGCTCTACAGCCAGATGAAACAGCATAACAACGCCGCGGGCGTGATGGGCCGCGTGAAGAAGGTGCTGCGTCGTCGCTACCAGCACCAGGTGCTGCTTTCCCGTGTGACCGATACCGGCAAGCTGCGCAATATTGCTATCGCGCAGGGCTTTACCGATTTTGTTCGTCTGCTGTCCGGCTATGACGCCATTATCCAGGTTGGCGGATCGTTCTTCGTCGATCTCTACGGCGTGCCGCAGTTTGAGCATGCGCTTTGTACGTTTATGGCGAAAAAACCGCTGTTTATGATTGGCCACAGCGTCGGGCCATTCCAGGATCCGCAGTTTAACCAGCTCGCAAACTACGTCTTCGGCCACTGCGACGCGCTGATCCTGCGCGAGTCGGTCAGCCTCGACATGATGAAGCGCAGCGAAATTGACACCTCAAAAGTTGAGCACGGCGTGGATACCGCCTGGCTGGTGGATCATCAGGACGACAGCTTCCAGCCGAGCTACGCGGTGCAGCACTGGCTCGACGTGGCGGCGAAACAGAAAACCGTCGCCATAACCCTGCGCGAGCTGGCGCCTTTTGATAAACGTTTAGGCACAACGCAGGCGGCGTATGAGAAAGCCTTCGCCGACGTGGTGAACCGCGTGCTGGACAGCGGTTACCAGGTGCTGGCGCTCTCAACCTGTACCGGTATCGACAGCTACAACAAAGATGACCGCATGGTGGCGCTGAACCTGCGCAGCCTGGTGAACGATCCGTCCCGCTATCACGTGGTGATGGACGAACTGAACGACCTGGAGATGGGCAAGCTGCTTTCCGCCTGCGACCTGACCGTGGGCACGCGGCTGCACTCCGCCATTATCTCCATGAACTTTGGCACGCCGGCCATTGCCATCAACTATGAGCACAAATCAGCAGGCATCATGCATCAGCTTGGCATGCCGGAAATGGCCGTGGATATCCGTCATCTGCTGGATGGTTCGTTGGGTGCGATGGTGGGGGACACTCTGGGTCAACTGCCTGACATCAATGAACGCCTGGCCGTGGCGGTGAAAGCCGAGCGCGAGAAGGGCATTGGGATGGTGAAATCGGTACTTGACCGCGTACGGGAGGGGAAATGA
- a CDS encoding GDP-mannose mannosyl hydrolase produces the protein MFLSQEDFATVVRSTPLISIDLIVENERGEFLLGKRTNRPAQGFWFVPGGRVQKDERLSDAFERLTLAELGLQLPMAAGQFYGVWQHFYDDNFSGTGFSTHYIVLGFRLKVSEADLRLPDSQHDDYRWQTPEALLASDNVHDNSRAYFLADRQSGVPGL, from the coding sequence ATGTTTTTAAGTCAGGAAGATTTTGCCACGGTAGTGCGTTCCACTCCGCTCATCTCAATTGATTTGATCGTGGAGAACGAACGCGGCGAGTTCTTGCTGGGGAAACGAACCAACCGTCCTGCACAGGGCTTCTGGTTCGTGCCCGGCGGGCGCGTGCAGAAGGATGAGCGGCTCAGCGATGCGTTTGAGCGTCTCACTCTGGCGGAACTGGGCCTGCAGCTGCCGATGGCAGCGGGCCAGTTTTACGGGGTCTGGCAGCACTTCTATGACGATAACTTTTCAGGCACCGGGTTCTCCACGCACTACATCGTGCTGGGGTTCCGCCTGAAGGTGAGTGAGGCAGACCTGCGTCTGCCTGATTCTCAGCATGACGACTACCGCTGGCAGACGCCAGAGGCGCTGCTGGCCAGCGACAATGTGCATGACAACAGTCGTGCCTATTTCCTGGCCGATCGTCAGTCCGGAGTGCCGGGCTTATGA
- the wcaI gene encoding colanic acid biosynthesis fucosyltransferase WcaI yields the protein MKILVYGINYSPELTGIGKYTGEMVEWMASQGHDVRVITAPPYYPEWKVGERYSSWRYRREEGAATVWRCPLYVPKQPSTLKRLLHLGSFALSSFFPLMAQRRWKPDRIIGVVPTLFCTPGMRLLGKLSGARTLLHIQDYEVDAMLGLGMAGKSKGGKVAKLASAFERSGLHNVDYVSTISRSMMNKAQEKGVPAEKVIFFPNWSEVARFRDVTEQDALALRAQLGLPEDQKIILYSGNIGEKQGLESVIEAAQLLSEHPWTFVIVGQGGGKARLEKMVGERGLTNVKFFPLQSYEALPALLKMGDCHLVVQKRGAADAVLPSKLTNILAVGGNAVITAEAETELGQLCDSYPGIAVCVEPESVPALVTGIEQALAMPKVNTVAREYAERTLEKENVLSQFIADIRG from the coding sequence ATGAAAATTTTAGTGTACGGAATCAACTACTCGCCGGAGCTAACCGGCATCGGGAAATACACCGGCGAGATGGTCGAGTGGATGGCGAGCCAGGGACATGACGTGCGGGTCATTACCGCGCCGCCGTACTACCCGGAGTGGAAAGTCGGGGAGCGCTACTCAAGCTGGCGCTACCGTCGCGAAGAGGGTGCAGCGACCGTCTGGCGCTGCCCGCTGTATGTGCCCAAGCAGCCCTCGACGCTGAAACGGTTACTTCATCTGGGCAGCTTTGCCCTGAGCAGTTTTTTCCCGCTGATGGCGCAGCGTCGCTGGAAGCCGGATCGCATCATCGGCGTAGTGCCGACGCTGTTTTGCACGCCGGGCATGCGCCTGCTGGGCAAACTCTCCGGTGCGCGCACGTTGCTGCACATTCAGGATTATGAAGTTGACGCCATGCTGGGCCTGGGGATGGCAGGCAAAAGCAAAGGCGGCAAAGTGGCGAAGCTCGCCAGCGCGTTTGAGCGCAGTGGTTTACACAACGTGGATTACGTCTCGACTATCTCGCGCTCGATGATGAACAAGGCGCAGGAGAAGGGCGTCCCGGCGGAGAAAGTCATTTTCTTCCCGAACTGGTCCGAAGTGGCGCGTTTTCGCGATGTGACAGAACAGGACGCTCTGGCGCTGCGCGCGCAGCTCGGTTTGCCTGAAGATCAAAAAATCATTCTTTACTCAGGCAACATCGGCGAAAAACAGGGGCTGGAGAGCGTGATTGAAGCGGCCCAGCTGCTGAGTGAACATCCGTGGACCTTTGTGATTGTCGGGCAGGGCGGTGGAAAGGCGCGGCTGGAGAAAATGGTCGGCGAACGCGGCCTGACCAACGTGAAATTTTTCCCGCTTCAGTCTTACGAGGCATTGCCTGCGCTGCTGAAGATGGGCGACTGCCATCTGGTGGTGCAAAAACGCGGCGCCGCGGATGCGGTGCTGCCGTCCAAGCTGACCAACATTCTGGCAGTGGGCGGCAACGCGGTGATTACGGCAGAAGCCGAAACAGAATTAGGCCAGCTGTGCGACAGCTATCCGGGAATTGCCGTGTGCGTGGAGCCGGAATCGGTCCCGGCGCTGGTAACCGGAATTGAGCAGGCACTTGCCATGCCAAAAGTAAACACGGTGGCACGTGAATATGCCGAACGCACGCTCGAGAAAGAGAACGTGCTGAGCCAATTTATTGCAGATATACGGGGATAA
- the wcaJ gene encoding undecaprenyl-phosphate glucose phosphotransferase, with translation MTNLKKRERARTNASLISMVQRFSDITIMVGGLWAVCRIGGLPFLYMHLLMALIALVVFQMIGGMTDFYRSWRGVKMTTELMLLLQNWTLSLIFSAGLVAFSHDFDNRLVTYLCWYLLTSVGMVVCRSLIRFGAGWLRNRGYNRRFVAVAGDLPVGKVLLDSFRKEPWLGFEVVGIYHDAKPGGVPADWAGNYEQLIEDAKAGKIHNVYIAMQMRDESRIKQLMRELADTTCSVILIPDVFTFNILHSRIEEVNGVPVVPLYDTPLSGINRVLKRAEDIVLSSLILLLISPVLCCIALAVKLSSPGPVIFRQTRYGMDGKPIMVWKFRSMKVMENDKVVTQATQNDPRVTRVGNFLRRTSLDELPQFINVFTGGMSIVGPRPHAVAHNEQYRSLIEGYMLRHKVKPGITGWAQINGWRGETDTLEKMEKRIEFDLEYIREWSIWFDIKIVFLTIFKGFVNKAAY, from the coding sequence ATGACGAATCTAAAAAAACGCGAACGAGCGAGAACGAATGCATCGTTAATCTCTATGGTGCAGCGTTTTTCTGATATCACCATCATGGTCGGTGGATTGTGGGCGGTGTGTCGGATCGGCGGGCTGCCGTTCTTATACATGCATCTGCTGATGGCTCTGATTGCGCTGGTCGTGTTTCAGATGATCGGCGGGATGACCGATTTCTACCGCTCGTGGCGCGGCGTCAAAATGACCACCGAACTGATGCTGTTGCTGCAGAACTGGACCCTGAGCCTGATTTTCAGCGCTGGCCTGGTGGCGTTTAGCCATGATTTTGACAATCGCCTCGTCACCTATCTCTGCTGGTATCTGCTGACCAGTGTTGGCATGGTTGTGTGCCGTTCCCTGATCCGCTTTGGCGCGGGCTGGCTGCGTAACCGGGGCTATAACCGTCGCTTCGTTGCCGTGGCGGGCGATCTGCCGGTCGGGAAGGTGCTGCTCGACAGCTTCCGCAAAGAGCCGTGGTTAGGGTTTGAAGTGGTCGGGATTTATCACGACGCGAAGCCGGGCGGCGTACCTGCGGACTGGGCGGGCAATTACGAACAGCTTATTGAAGACGCGAAAGCGGGCAAGATTCATAACGTCTACATCGCCATGCAGATGAGAGACGAATCCCGCATTAAGCAGCTGATGCGCGAGCTGGCGGACACCACCTGTTCGGTGATCCTGATCCCGGACGTGTTTACCTTTAACATCCTCCATTCACGCATTGAAGAAGTGAACGGCGTGCCGGTGGTACCGCTGTACGACACCCCGCTGTCGGGCATTAACCGCGTGCTGAAGCGCGCAGAAGATATTGTGCTCTCTTCGCTGATTTTACTGCTCATCTCCCCGGTGCTGTGCTGCATTGCCCTGGCGGTGAAGCTGAGCTCTCCCGGCCCGGTTATCTTCCGCCAGACCCGCTACGGTATGGACGGTAAGCCGATTATGGTGTGGAAATTCCGCTCCATGAAGGTGATGGAAAACGACAAGGTGGTGACCCAGGCAACGCAGAACGACCCGCGCGTCACCCGCGTGGGGAACTTCCTGCGCCGCACCTCGCTGGACGAACTGCCGCAGTTTATCAACGTCTTCACCGGCGGCATGTCGATTGTTGGCCCGCGTCCACACGCGGTGGCGCATAACGAGCAGTACCGCTCGCTGATTGAAGGCTACATGCTGCGCCATAAGGTGAAGCCGGGGATCACCGGTTGGGCGCAGATCAACGGCTGGCGCGGCGAAACCGACACGCTGGAAAAAATGGAAAAACGTATCGAATTCGATCTGGAGTACATCCGCGAATGGAGTATCTGGTTCGATATCAAGATTGTTTTTCTGACCATCTTCAAAGGTTTCGTGAACAAAGCGGCGTACTAA
- the cpsB gene encoding mannose-1-phosphate guanyltransferase, whose product MSQTTLYPVVMAGGSGSRLWPLSRVLYPKQFLCLKGDLTMLQTTVNRLHGVECESPVVICNEQHRFIVAEQLRQLNKLTENIILEPAGRNTAPAIALAALAAKRSSPDCDPLMLVLAADHVIQQEDAFRDAVRAAIPYAESGKLVTFGIVPDLPETGYGYIRRGSVTPGEGDSVAFDVAQFVEKPNLETAQAYVASGEYYWNSGMFLFRAGRYLEELRKYRPDILNACEKAMAVVDPDLDFIRVDEEAFLACPEESIDYAVMERTADAVVVPMDAGWSDVGSWSSLWEISAHTPEGNVHHGDVISHKTENSYVYAESGLVTTVGVKDLVVVQTKDAVLIADRNAVQDVKKVVEKIKADGRHEHHIHREVYRPWGKYDSIDSGDRYQVKRITVKPGEGLSVQMHHHRAEHWVVVAGTAKVTIDGEVKLLGENESIYIPLGATHCLENPGKIPLDLIEVRSGSYLEEDDIVRFQDRYGRV is encoded by the coding sequence ATGAGTCAAACCACTTTGTATCCGGTTGTGATGGCTGGTGGCTCTGGTAGCAGGTTGTGGCCGCTGTCCCGCGTGCTCTATCCAAAACAGTTCCTCTGCCTGAAAGGGGATCTCACCATGCTGCAGACGACGGTAAACCGTCTGCACGGCGTGGAGTGTGAAAGCCCGGTGGTGATTTGTAACGAACAGCACCGCTTTATTGTTGCCGAGCAACTGCGCCAGCTGAATAAACTCACCGAAAACATCATCCTGGAGCCTGCAGGACGCAATACCGCGCCTGCGATCGCCCTGGCGGCGCTGGCGGCAAAACGCAGCAGCCCGGACTGTGACCCGCTGATGCTGGTCCTGGCGGCGGACCACGTTATCCAGCAGGAAGACGCATTCCGCGACGCGGTGCGTGCGGCCATTCCTTACGCCGAGAGCGGCAAGCTGGTGACCTTCGGCATCGTGCCGGATCTGCCGGAAACCGGCTATGGCTACATCCGCCGCGGCAGCGTGACGCCGGGTGAAGGCGACAGCGTGGCGTTTGACGTGGCGCAGTTTGTTGAAAAACCGAATCTGGAAACCGCGCAGGCGTATGTCGCCAGCGGGGAGTATTACTGGAACAGCGGGATGTTCCTGTTCCGCGCCGGACGCTATCTGGAAGAGCTGCGCAAATACCGCCCGGATATTCTGAACGCCTGCGAGAAAGCAATGGCGGTGGTGGACCCGGATCTCGACTTCATCCGCGTGGATGAAGAGGCGTTCCTCGCCTGCCCGGAAGAGTCCATTGACTACGCGGTGATGGAACGTACGGCAGACGCCGTCGTGGTACCTATGGATGCGGGCTGGAGCGATGTAGGCTCCTGGTCCTCCCTGTGGGAGATCAGCGCCCATACCCCGGAGGGTAACGTCCATCACGGCGATGTTATTAGCCACAAAACGGAAAACAGCTACGTCTACGCCGAGTCCGGCCTGGTGACCACGGTCGGGGTGAAAGATCTGGTGGTTGTCCAGACTAAAGACGCCGTGCTGATTGCTGACCGTAACGCCGTGCAGGACGTTAAAAAAGTGGTGGAGAAGATCAAGGCGGACGGTCGCCACGAACACCATATTCACCGCGAAGTCTACCGTCCGTGGGGGAAATATGACTCCATTGACTCCGGTGACCGCTATCAGGTGAAACGTATCACCGTGAAGCCGGGCGAGGGGCTGTCGGTGCAGATGCACCACCACCGCGCCGAGCACTGGGTGGTGGTCGCGGGTACCGCTAAAGTCACCATCGACGGTGAAGTCAAACTGCTCGGTGAAAACGAGTCCATTTATATTCCGCTGGGGGCGACGCACTGTCTGGAGAACCCGGGGAAAATTCCTCTCGACTTAATTGAGGTGCGCTCCGGCTCGTATCTGGAAGAGGACGATATCGTGCGCTTCCAGGACCGCTACGGGCGGGTTTAG
- the fcl gene encoding GDP-L-fucose synthase: protein MTKQRIFVAGHRGMVGSAIVRQLEQRGDVEVIVRTRDELNLLDSRAVHDFFANERIDQVYLAAAKVGGIVANNTYPADFIYENMMIESNIIHAAHLHNVNKLLFLGSSCIYPKMAKQPIAESELLQGTLEATNEPYAIAKIAGIKLCESYNRQYNRDYRSVMPTNLYGPHDNFHPSNSHVIPALLRRFHEATAENAPDVVVWGSGTPMREFLHVDDMAAASIHVMELDREVWQENTEPMLSHINVGTGVDCTIRELAQTIAQVVGYKGRVVFDATKPDGTPRKLLDVTRLHQLGWYHEVSLEQGLASTYQWFLENQHRFRG, encoded by the coding sequence ATGACAAAACAACGTATTTTTGTCGCCGGTCATCGCGGAATGGTGGGTTCCGCGATTGTTCGCCAGCTGGAGCAACGCGGTGACGTAGAGGTGATTGTCCGCACCCGCGACGAGCTGAACCTGCTCGACAGCCGTGCGGTACATGACTTCTTTGCTAACGAACGCATTGACCAGGTGTATCTGGCGGCGGCGAAGGTGGGCGGCATTGTTGCTAACAACACCTACCCGGCGGATTTCATCTACGAAAACATGATGATCGAGAGCAACATTATTCACGCGGCGCACCTGCACAACGTGAATAAGCTGCTTTTCCTCGGGTCGTCCTGTATTTACCCGAAAATGGCGAAGCAGCCGATCGCCGAGAGCGAACTGCTGCAGGGCACGCTGGAGGCCACCAACGAGCCGTACGCGATTGCCAAGATTGCCGGGATCAAGCTGTGCGAGTCCTACAACCGTCAGTACAACCGCGACTATCGCTCGGTGATGCCGACCAACCTGTACGGACCGCACGACAACTTCCACCCGAGCAACTCGCACGTGATCCCGGCGCTGCTGCGCCGCTTCCACGAGGCGACCGCCGAGAACGCGCCGGACGTGGTGGTGTGGGGCAGCGGTACGCCGATGCGTGAATTCCTGCACGTGGACGACATGGCTGCGGCCAGCATTCACGTGATGGAGCTGGATCGCGAGGTGTGGCAGGAGAACACCGAGCCGATGCTGTCGCACATCAACGTCGGTACCGGCGTGGACTGCACCATTCGCGAGCTGGCGCAAACCATCGCGCAGGTGGTGGGCTACAAAGGTCGCGTGGTGTTTGACGCCACGAAACCGGACGGCACGCCGCGCAAGCTGCTGGACGTGACCCGTCTGCATCAGCTGGGCTGGTATCACGAGGTGTCACTGGAGCAGGGTCTGGCCAGTACCTACCAGTGGTTCCTGGAAAACCAGCACCGCTTCCGGGGGTAA
- the wzxC gene encoding colanic acid undecaprenyl disphosphate flippase WzxC, protein MSLREKTISGAKWSAMATIVIIGLGLVQMTVLARIIDNHQFGLLTVSLVIIALADTLSDFGIANSIIQRKEISHLELTTLYWLNVGLGIFVFVLVFLLSDTIASVLHNPDLAPLMRTLSFAFVVIPHGQQFRALMQKELEFNKIGMIETSAVLAGFTFTVVSAHFWPLAMTAILGYLVNSSVRTLLFGYFGRKIYRPGLHFSLASVSSNLRFGAWLTADSIINYVNTNLSTLVLARILGASVAGGYNLAYNVAVVPPMKLNPIITRVLFPAFAKIQDDTEKLRVNFYKLLSVVGIINFPVLLGLMVVSSNFVPLVFGEKWNGIIPILQLLCVVGLLRSVGNPIGSLLMAKARVDISFKFNVFKTFLFIPAIIVGGHMAGAIGVTLGFLLVQVVNTVLSYFIMIKPVLGSSYRQYILSLWLPFYLSLPTLAVSYGLGIILSGHLPLAALLAVQVAAGALAFVVMIVLSRNALVVEMKRQFCRNEKMKTLLRAG, encoded by the coding sequence ATGAGCTTACGTGAAAAAACCATCAGCGGGGCGAAGTGGTCAGCGATGGCGACCATCGTCATCATTGGCCTCGGTCTGGTGCAGATGACCGTGCTGGCGCGCATTATTGATAATCACCAGTTCGGTCTGCTGACCGTCTCGCTGGTGATTATCGCGCTGGCCGATACGCTGTCTGATTTTGGTATTGCCAACTCGATTATCCAGCGCAAAGAGATTAGCCATCTTGAGTTGACCACCCTCTACTGGCTGAACGTGGGGCTGGGGATTTTCGTGTTCGTGCTGGTGTTCCTGCTGAGCGACACCATCGCCAGCGTGCTGCATAACCCGGATCTCGCGCCGCTGATGCGCACGCTGTCGTTTGCCTTCGTGGTGATCCCGCACGGGCAGCAGTTCCGCGCGCTGATGCAGAAAGAGCTGGAGTTCAACAAGATCGGCATGATCGAGACCAGCGCCGTGCTGGCGGGCTTTACCTTCACCGTGGTGAGCGCCCATTTCTGGCCGCTGGCGATGACGGCCATTCTGGGATACCTGGTTAACTCTTCCGTGCGCACGCTGCTGTTCGGCTACTTTGGCCGTAAGATCTACCGCCCAGGGCTGCATTTCTCTCTCGCGTCTGTCTCGTCCAACCTGCGCTTTGGCGCGTGGCTGACGGCGGACAGCATCATCAACTATGTGAATACCAACCTGTCGACGCTGGTGCTGGCGCGTATTCTTGGCGCGAGCGTGGCGGGGGGCTACAACCTGGCCTACAACGTCGCGGTGGTGCCGCCAATGAAGCTGAACCCGATAATCACCCGCGTCCTGTTCCCGGCGTTCGCCAAGATTCAGGACGACACCGAGAAGCTGCGCGTCAACTTCTACAAGCTGCTTTCCGTTGTAGGGATCATTAACTTCCCGGTGCTGCTGGGACTGATGGTGGTCTCCAGCAACTTCGTGCCGCTGGTGTTTGGTGAGAAGTGGAACGGCATCATCCCGATCCTGCAGCTGCTGTGCGTGGTGGGGCTGCTGCGCTCCGTGGGGAATCCGATTGGTTCCCTGCTGATGGCGAAAGCGCGCGTGGACATCAGCTTTAAGTTCAACGTGTTCAAAACCTTCCTGTTTATTCCGGCGATTATCGTCGGCGGGCATATGGCGGGCGCCATCGGCGTTACGCTGGGCTTCCTGCTGGTGCAGGTAGTCAATACCGTTCTGAGCTACTTCATCATGATCAAGCCGGTGCTGGGCTCCAGCTACCGTCAGTACATCCTGAGCCTGTGGCTGCCGTTCTATCTCTCATTGCCGACCCTGGCGGTGAGCTACGGCCTGGGCATCATTCTCAGCGGCCACCTGCCGCTGGCAGCGCTGCTGGCGGTACAGGTTGCTGCGGGGGCGCTGGCATTTGTCGTGATGATTGTGCTGTCGCGCAATGCGCTGGTGGTAGAGATGAAGCGCCAGTTTTGCCGTAATGAAAAAATGAAAACGCTGCTTCGCGCAGGCTAG
- the cpsG gene encoding colanic acid biosynthesis phosphomannomutase CpsG encodes MEKLTCFKAYDIRGKLGEELNEDIAWRIGRAYGEYLKPQTIVLGGDVRLTSESLKLALAKGLQDAGVDVLDIGLSGTEEIYFATFHLGVDGGIEVTASHNPMDYNGMKLVRKGARPISGDTGLRDVQRLAEANDFPPVNDAKRGSYKKINLQKEYIDHLLGYINVANLKPLKLVINSGNGAAGPVVDALEARFKALNVPVTFVKVHNTPDGNFPNGIPNPLLPECRDDTRNAVIEHGADMGIAFDGDFDRCFLFDEKGQFIEGYYIVGLLAEAFLEKNPGAKIIHDPRLSWNTVDVVSAAGGTPVMSKTGHAFIKERMREEDAIYGGEMSAHHYFRDFAYCDSGMIPWLLVTELLCLKGQTLGELVRDRMAAFPASGEINSTLAEPAEAIARVEQHFAIHALEIDRTDGISMAFPQWRFNLRSSNTEPVVRLNVESRADTALMEARTKDILALLNQ; translated from the coding sequence ATGGAAAAATTAACCTGTTTTAAAGCCTACGATATTCGCGGCAAGCTGGGCGAAGAGCTGAATGAAGACATCGCGTGGCGCATTGGCCGCGCGTACGGCGAATATTTAAAACCGCAGACCATCGTGCTGGGCGGCGACGTGCGTCTGACCAGTGAATCCCTCAAGCTGGCCCTGGCGAAAGGGCTGCAGGACGCGGGGGTGGACGTGCTGGATATCGGCCTTTCCGGGACCGAAGAGATTTACTTTGCCACCTTCCACCTGGGCGTGGACGGCGGTATCGAAGTGACGGCCAGCCACAACCCGATGGACTACAACGGCATGAAGCTGGTGCGCAAGGGCGCGCGTCCTATCAGCGGCGACACCGGCCTGCGCGACGTGCAACGCCTGGCGGAAGCCAATGATTTCCCGCCGGTGAACGACGCGAAGCGCGGCAGCTACAAAAAAATCAACCTGCAGAAAGAGTACATTGACCACCTGCTGGGCTACATCAACGTGGCGAACCTCAAGCCGCTGAAGCTGGTGATTAACTCCGGTAACGGCGCGGCAGGCCCGGTGGTGGACGCGCTGGAAGCCCGCTTTAAGGCGCTGAACGTGCCGGTGACCTTCGTCAAAGTGCACAACACCCCGGACGGCAACTTCCCGAACGGTATTCCTAACCCGCTGCTGCCGGAGTGCCGCGACGACACCCGCAACGCGGTGATTGAGCACGGCGCGGATATGGGCATCGCCTTTGACGGCGATTTCGACCGCTGCTTCCTGTTCGACGAGAAAGGGCAGTTCATCGAGGGCTACTACATTGTCGGCCTGCTGGCGGAAGCGTTCCTCGAGAAAAACCCGGGCGCGAAAATCATTCATGACCCGCGCCTTTCCTGGAACACCGTCGACGTGGTGTCAGCGGCAGGCGGCACGCCGGTGATGTCCAAAACCGGCCACGCCTTCATCAAAGAGCGCATGCGCGAAGAAGACGCCATTTACGGCGGCGAGATGAGCGCCCACCACTACTTCCGTGATTTTGCCTACTGCGACAGCGGGATGATCCCGTGGCTGCTGGTGACCGAGCTGCTGTGCCTGAAGGGGCAGACGCTGGGCGAGCTGGTGCGCGACCGCATGGCGGCGTTCCCGGCGAGCGGGGAGATCAACAGCACGCTGGCGGAGCCAGCCGAGGCCATTGCCCGCGTGGAGCAGCACTTTGCAATTCACGCGCTGGAAATTGACCGTACGGACGGCATCAGCATGGCGTTCCCGCAGTGGCGCTTTAACCTGCGCTCGTCCAACACCGAGCCGGTAGTGCGCCTGAACGTGGAATCCCGTGCTGATACGGCGCTGATGGAAGCCCGAACGAAGGACATTCTGGCGCTGTTGAATCAGTAA